The Candidatus Krumholzibacteriota bacterium sequence CAGGGGACAGGGGTGGGAACGTATCTCGAGAGAAGGATCGATATCGTAGATGGCTTGTTCATAAGCCCTCGACCTTATCGTCGCAGCCGTTCCTATGACTGCTATCCTTTTGTTCCGCGTAGCCCGGGCCGCCGCTCTCGCGCCGGGAAGGAGCACTCCCGTGATCGGAATATCCTCTTTTTCCCTGAGCCCGGGTAGCGCGATCGATGATGCCGTATTGCACGCCACCACTAGTAGTTTGACATCTTTTGTCTTGAGGAATTCTATGTTTTCGCTGGCAAACCTTCTGACAGTATCGGGGCTCTTCGATCCGTACGGGACGCGCGCCGTATCCCCGAAATAGACTATCGTTTCGCCTGGAAGCCGTTTCATAATCTCGTGGACTACCGTCAATCCACCGACTCCTGAATCGAATACACCGATAGCTTTTTTTCTCTCATCGTTCATTACGGCCCAGTCTTCCATCTGCCGGCGATCATCGCCAGCTCAACAGGTCGAGAGGTTTTCTCGTGTCATAATGGCCGGAGATCGTTTCCACCGGATATCCATCGACAAGAAATTGCAGTTTTCTGATCTGTGGAAAATTCGAGCCGATCGTGCGAAGGATCATCACGATCGTATAATATTCACTGACTCCCCCGCCAGGATGGCCTGATACCAGGTTCCTGTTGAAGTCGAGGAAGATCGTCCTCGTCTCCTCCACCCAGAACACGGCGATCACGTCGGTGCCTTCAGGAAGCGCCGAGACCATATCTCCACTCTCCGGACCAGCGGCCAGCGCTCTTATCACTCCCCTGACCTGTTCCTCAAGCCCCTCTCCGACGGCTATCTCCCTCGTCTCCGAAAGAAGCCCGCTCGCGTCTTTTCCCGCGAAGAAGAGAGTGACGCTTCTCGTCTCCTCAGGTACTGCCAGAGGGCTGGGAAGTTTCTGCGACCGGCTCAGCCGGTCCCATTTCCCTGTCAGAAAGAACCCTGCCGCGACTACGGCGGCTATCAGGGCGATTATTATTATTTTCCTGGTCGAAATGATATCTCTTGCCTTTCACCGAGGGTCACACCGTGATACCTGTCTTCGCTGACGATGCTATTCGCCTCTGTCCCCGCTCAAGGGAAACGATCATCTCAAGGCACTGGCATTTTCAGTATATTTCTCCTGCAGACGGCCGACAGCCTTGACTATTCCTTCGACAACCCTCGCCTTGAAGAGCGGATCCTGCAAAAGCTCTTCTTCCTCGGGGTTCGAGAGAAAAGCCACCTCGACAAGTACCGCGGGCATCCTGAGGCCTCTGAGGACGAGCAGGCCTGCCTGTTTTACGCCCCTGTTCCTTATGTCTACGAGGGTGCTCATCTCTTTCTGTATCAGCTCGGCAAGTTCGCTGCTCTCGCTGATGAATTCATTCTGGACCATGTCCCAGAGTATGAAGTCGAGTTCTTCAAGCTCTTTCGGCTGTAATTCGGGGTTTTCGAATTTTACCGAGGCGTTTTCCTCTTCGGCGAGCCGTAGATCATCTTCGCTGCGCGCCGGTGCGAGGAAAAATGTCTCGAACCCTCCCGCGTCGGGATGGAACCATCCGTTGCAATGGATGCTGATGAAGAGGTCGGCTCCTTCCGAGTTGGCGATCTCAGCTCTGCGGCTCAGAGGGATAAGAATATCCTCGGTCCTGGTGAGGATCACCTCTACGCCGAGTTCCTCGATCAACCTGTCTCGCAGGATCATCGAGTACTCGAGGTTTATATCTTTTTCGTTCAGTCCAGATGGGCTTACCTTCCCTTTGTCTATCCCACCGTGCCCCGGGTCGATAGCGATCTTCGAGATCCTGCCGATAAGGGCTTTTTTCCTGTCGAGGATCTCCGTCATCTTCATCCCCGCGTAATCGGGATCGGGGATCTCTGGCAGTTTCGTCTTTTCAAGGTATATGATGAGTTTTTTACCCGTATCGTCCTCTTCCCTGTTTTCAAGGAATTCCACCCTGAATCTTGCCGCCGATCTCTTCACGTCGAAGAAGAGATAAGCATCATGCTCGGTCTGTTCCGCCCTTATCCTGTTGAAGAGTCCTTTTCCCGAAGTGGCCGAAAATTTAAGAGAGTTGAGTTTCCCGCCGTAGATCTTCACCCTCAGGAGCCCGGGCGTTTCGCTGTCGACATGATAGAGAAGTTCCTCGGTCAGATCGAGGACCGCTTTCGACCAGTTTTCCTCATCGATGAACTCAAGCCCCGTAACATTGTACTCCGGCGAACCTATAGTCAGAACGAGCCTTTCCGCGTCAAGCTCGATCTTTTCACCGGAACGGGGGGCGAGGATCCCCGAAATGAATTCTATCGGGATCATTACAAGTCCGTTGTCGTACCTGACGGGCATTCTCATCATCACGGGGTGATCGTCGACGATCACTACCCGCGTATCTACGGTGAACATGAACCTGTGTCCTGAAATGCTGAGAAGAAGCTTGCGCGCCCCGGGGTTCCAGTGCCTGGTGGCCTTGAAGACGCGCGCCAGCGAATACCCCGATATAAAAAGTTCTTCGCTCTCCGCTTCAAGTTTAAGGAGATCGATATCCTCTGTCTGGCGCCCGTCGGCGTAGACGACTCCGAGGACCCTCTCCGCTTCGCTCCTTGAGGTCTGCGCGGAGGAACTGCCCCCAACGACGAAGAAAGCGGCAAAAATCGTGGCGACAAGAAGTGTCAGGAAGTAATATTGATTTCCACGAACCACAGCAGCCTCAGCCTACCTTTCACGATTCTTGTCTTTCAGCGCCCTTGCCAGTTCTCTTTTAGCGTCCCTGTCGGCGATAGTACGCCTTTTATCGTAAGCCCTTTTCCCCTTGGCCAGCCCGATCTCCACCTTTATCCTTCCCGCATCGTTGAAATATATCTTCAGGGGGACGATCGTAAGCCCTTTTTCTCTTGTCTTGCCGAGCAGGCGCTTGATCTCCTTGGCATGCATGAGCAGTTTTCTCGTCCTGGTCGGCTCATGATTGTACCGGTTGCCCTGTTTATACGGACTGATATGCGCGTTGAAAAGAAATATTTCCTCGTTTTCGATCGAAGCGTACGAATCCTTCAGATGAGCGCTTCCCGCCCTTAGAGACTTGACTTCCGTACCGGTCAGGACGACGCCCGCTTCCATCGTCTCGATGATAGTGTAATCATGCCTCGCCTTCCTGTTCGTGCAAACGATCTTCATGATATCTGATACACCCTGGCCACCGGGAAATATCCCCCCCGCGAAAAAACAATAAA is a genomic window containing:
- a CDS encoding glutamate racemase yields the protein MNDERKKAIGVFDSGVGGLTVVHEIMKRLPGETIVYFGDTARVPYGSKSPDTVRRFASENIEFLKTKDVKLLVVACNTASSIALPGLREKEDIPITGVLLPGARAAARATRNKRIAVIGTAATIRSRAYEQAIYDIDPSLEIRSHPCPLLVSLAEEGWLEDEVTEMVIRRYLRPLAGFKADTLVLGCTHYPLLRNVISKVAGESVVLVDSASETAIEIEKTLRERDLLNDAEGEGAFECFVSDTPYLFKEVGEKFLGKPIGRVEHVGKESDGKGWRTDGG
- the smpB gene encoding SsrA-binding protein SmpB, which produces MKIVCTNRKARHDYTIIETMEAGVVLTGTEVKSLRAGSAHLKDSYASIENEEIFLFNAHISPYKQGNRYNHEPTRTRKLLMHAKEIKRLLGKTREKGLTIVPLKIYFNDAGRIKVEIGLAKGKRAYDKRRTIADRDAKRELARALKDKNRER
- a CDS encoding N-acetylmuramoyl-L-alanine amidase: MVRGNQYYFLTLLVATIFAAFFVVGGSSSAQTSRSEAERVLGVVYADGRQTEDIDLLKLEAESEELFISGYSLARVFKATRHWNPGARKLLLSISGHRFMFTVDTRVVIVDDHPVMMRMPVRYDNGLVMIPIEFISGILAPRSGEKIELDAERLVLTIGSPEYNVTGLEFIDEENWSKAVLDLTEELLYHVDSETPGLLRVKIYGGKLNSLKFSATSGKGLFNRIRAEQTEHDAYLFFDVKRSAARFRVEFLENREEDDTGKKLIIYLEKTKLPEIPDPDYAGMKMTEILDRKKALIGRISKIAIDPGHGGIDKGKVSPSGLNEKDINLEYSMILRDRLIEELGVEVILTRTEDILIPLSRRAEIANSEGADLFISIHCNGWFHPDAGGFETFFLAPARSEDDLRLAEEENASVKFENPELQPKELEELDFILWDMVQNEFISESSELAELIQKEMSTLVDIRNRGVKQAGLLVLRGLRMPAVLVEVAFLSNPEEEELLQDPLFKARVVEGIVKAVGRLQEKYTENASALR
- a CDS encoding GerMN domain-containing protein; translated protein: MISTRKIIIIALIAAVVAAGFFLTGKWDRLSRSQKLPSPLAVPEETRSVTLFFAGKDASGLLSETREIAVGEGLEEQVRGVIRALAAGPESGDMVSALPEGTDVIAVFWVEETRTIFLDFNRNLVSGHPGGGVSEYYTIVMILRTIGSNFPQIRKLQFLVDGYPVETISGHYDTRKPLDLLSWR